A window from Sphingobacterium hotanense encodes these proteins:
- a CDS encoding dienelactone hydrolase family protein, translated as MKYATILCLFGMLSSMGGNAQELKSVDYKDGEQKLKGMVTSNAGSTKPGVLILPAWKGIDQEAKTAALDLEKQGYIAFIADIYGVGNTPADNQAASGLSSKYKNDFKLYQSRIQAALTEMKKQGADKVAVIGYCFGGTGALEAARGGLPVEGVVCIHGGLAKAADRPNEAIKAKVLVEHPADDASVKKEDIEQLVNEMNEGKADWQIITYANSKHTFTNPESPDYNEIMAKRAWNHTLLFLQELLK; from the coding sequence ATGAAGTACGCAACGATATTATGTTTATTCGGCATGCTAAGCAGCATGGGCGGAAATGCGCAGGAACTGAAATCCGTGGATTACAAAGATGGCGAACAGAAGCTGAAGGGGATGGTTACTTCCAACGCAGGCAGTACGAAACCTGGAGTACTGATCCTACCCGCTTGGAAGGGCATCGACCAGGAAGCGAAGACAGCGGCGCTTGACTTGGAAAAGCAGGGCTATATAGCCTTTATTGCCGATATATATGGAGTAGGGAATACACCTGCGGACAATCAGGCGGCGTCGGGTTTATCATCAAAGTACAAAAATGATTTTAAGCTTTACCAAAGTCGCATTCAAGCAGCACTGACGGAAATGAAGAAGCAAGGAGCCGACAAGGTAGCCGTTATTGGTTATTGTTTTGGTGGTACGGGTGCATTGGAAGCTGCACGAGGGGGACTGCCGGTAGAAGGCGTGGTCTGCATACATGGTGGGCTAGCGAAAGCCGCGGATCGACCTAATGAAGCGATAAAGGCCAAAGTACTTGTAGAACATCCTGCAGATGATGCAAGTGTTAAAAAAGAGGACATTGAACAGCTCGTAAATGAAATGAACGAGGGGAAAGCAGATTGGCAAATCATTACTTACGCCAATTCAAAGCATACCTTCACAAATCCAGAGTCTCCAGATTATAACGAGATTATGGCAAAAAGAGCGTGGAACCATACCCTGTTATTTTTGCAGGAGTTGTTAAAGTAA